A part of Salvelinus alpinus chromosome 5, SLU_Salpinus.1, whole genome shotgun sequence genomic DNA contains:
- the LOC139576820 gene encoding fibroblast growth factor receptor 1-A-like isoform X4 — MPQRSGWSSSHRVVNSCSTPHRMLAVQSMLVVLAFLAQILLSQARPAIPDEVVPAPPVKIQAELYTLYPGDRLELKCNTESVNWTKDDALVVDGEHTRLRDGQLEIEGVEPADSGLYTCVAFGNHSSYFSVNVTVDILASSEDEEEEDESSSEEAKLSSSQKLLPMAPQWAQPEKMEKKLHAVPASKTVKFRCQASGNPTPTLKWFKNGKEFKRDQRIGGFKVREHMWTIIMESVVPSDKGNYTCVVENQHGSINHTYQLDVVERSPHRPILQAGLPANNTAVVGSDVEFECKVFSDPQPHIQWLKHIEVNGSRVGPDGLPYVRVLKTAGLNTTDKEMEILQLRNVSFDDAGEYTCLAGNSIGLSHHSAWLSVVKAVPPSPPPNQTYLEVLIYCVGFFLIAVMVAVAIILKMRSSSKKSDFSSQLAVHKLAKSIPLRRQVSVDSSSSLHSGVMLVRPSRLSSSGSPMLSGVSEYELPQDPRWELPRDRLVLGKPLGEGCFGQVVMGEAVGMDKEKPNRITKVAVKMLKSDATEKDLSDLISEMEMMKIIGKHKNIINLLGACTQDGPLYVIVEYASKGNLREYLRARRPPGMEYCYNPDQVPIENMSIKDLVSCAYQVARGMEYLSSKKCIHRDLAARNVLVTEDNVMKIADFGLARDIHHIDYYKKTTNGRLPVKWMAPEALFDRIYTHQSDVWSFGVLLWEIFTLGGSPYPGVPVEELFKLLKEGHRMDKPSTCTHELYMMMRDCWHAVPSHRPTFKQLVEDLDRTLAMTSNQEYLELSVPLDQYSPSYPDTRSSTCSSGEDSVFSNDAGAEEPCLPKFPPHSNGVAIKKR; from the exons TCGTCCCTGCACCACCTGTGAAAATCCAAGCGGAGCTTTACACCCTGTACCCTGGAGACCGACTGGAGCTGAAATGTAACACTGAGTCAGTCAACTGGACCAAGGACGACGCATTGGTGGTGGATGGGGAGCACACACGTTTACGAGACGGCCAACTGGAGATCGAGGGGGTGGAGCCGGCTGACTCGGGCCTGTACACCTGCGTCGCCTTTGGCAACCACAGCTCCTACTTCTCTGTCAATGTTACAG TTGATATCCTGGCATCCTCtgaagatgaagaagaggaggatgagtcTTCCTCAGAGGAGGCAAAGCTGTCTAGCAGTCAAAAGCTTTTGC CGATGGCCCCTCAGTGGGCTCAGCCAGAGAAGATGGAAAAAAAGTTGCATGCTGTCCCAGCCAGTAAGACGGTTAAGTTCCGCTGCCAGGCCAGTGGGAACCCTACCCCAACACTCAAGTGGTTCAAGAACGGCAAGGAGTTCAAGAGGGATCAGCGCATCGGGGGCTTCAAG GTTCGAGAACACATGTGGACCATCATCATGGAGTCTGTAGTGCCATCCGACAAGGGAAACTACACCTGTGTAGTAGAAAACCAACATGGAAGCATTAACCACACTTACCAGCTGGATGTTGTCG AGCGTTCCCCCCACAGACCCATCCTGCAAGCCGGACTGCCAGCCAATAACACTGCGGTGGTGGGCAGTGATGTGGAGTTTGAGTGTAAGGTGTTCAGCGACCCCCAGCCTCACATCCAGTGGCTGAAGCACATCGAGGTCAATGGAAGCCGCGTGGGCCCTGATGGCTTACCCTACGTCCGTGTCCTCAAG ACTGCTGGCCTTAACACCACGGACAAGGAGATGGAAATCCTCCAACTGAGGAATGTGTCTTTTGATGACGCTGGGGAGTATACCTGCTTGGCGGGCAATTCTATCGGGTTATCTCATCACTCTGCATGGTTGTCCGTTGTTAAAG CAGTCCCCCCTTCTCCACCACCCAACCAAACCTACCTGGAAGTGCTGATCTACTGTGTGGGCTTCTTCCTCATTGCTGTCATGGTGGCCGTGGCCATCATCTTAAAGATGCGCAGCTCGTCCAAGAAGAGTGACTTCAGCAGTCAGCTGGCTGTCCACAAGCTGGCTAAAAGCATCCCACTGCGCAGACAG GTGTCAGTGGACTCtagctcctccctccactccgGGGTGATGTTGGTGCGGCCCTCCCGCCTCTCATCCAGTGGCTCTCCTATGCTGTCTGGGGTGTCTGAGTACGAGTTGCCCCAGGACCCACGCTGGGAGCTACCCAGAGACCG ACTGGTGCTGGGGAAACCCTTGGGAGAAGGCTGCTTTGGCCAGGTGGTGATGGGAGAGGCTGTAGGGATGGACAAAGAGAAGCCAAACAGGATCACCAAAGTGGCTGTGAAGATGCTCAAAT CTGATGCTACAGAGAAAGACCTGTCAGATCTGATCTCTGAGATGGAGATGATGAAGATCATTGGGAAGCACAAGAACATCATTAACCTGCTGGGAGCCTGTACCCAGGATG gtCCTCTCTATGTTATTGTGGAGTATGCCTCTAAGGGAAACCTCCGGGAGTACCTGAGAGCTCGGCGTCCACCAGGCATGGAGTACTGCTACAACCCTGACCAGGTGCCCATAGAGAACATGTCTATCAAAGACCTGGTGTCCTGTGCCTACCAGGTGGCTCGCGGCATGGAGTACCTGTCCTCTAAGAAG TGTATCCACAGAGACCTGGCAGCCCGCAACGTGCTGGTGACGGAGGACAATGTGATGAAGATCGCAGACTTTGGCCTGGCCAGAGATATCCACCATATTGATTACTATAAGAAGACCACCAAT GGTCGTTTACCAGTCAAGTGGATGGCCCCAGAAGCTCTATTTGACCGGATATACACGCACCAAAGTGATGT ATGGTCTTTCGGGGTGCTGCTGTGGGAGATCTTCACCCTGGGGGGCTCGCCGTACCCGGGGGTTCCTGTGGAGGAATTGTTCAAGCTGCTGAAGGAGGGCCATCGCATGGACAAGCCCTCCACCTGCACCCATGAACT ATACATGATGATGAGGGACTGCTGGCATGCTGTTCCCTCTCACCGGCCCACGTTCAAACAGCTGGTGGAAGACCTGGACCGCACCCTGGCCATGACGTCCAACCAG gagTACTTGGAGCTGTCTGTGCCTCTGGACCAGTATTCCCCCAGCTACCCTGACACACGCAGCTCCACCTGCTCCTCGGGCGAGGACTCGGTCTTCTCCAACGATGCTGGAGCTGAGGAGCCCTGCCTGCCAAAGTTCCCTCCCCACTCCAACGGGGTGGCCATCAAGAAGCGCTGA